Proteins encoded together in one Pseudomonas sp. ADAK13 window:
- a CDS encoding DEAD/DEAH box helicase, translating to MVDFNKLRSQSQRPAPIDPLEIFRRLPKPQGINDLYTSQAEVLEAWFKRKDERDTVVKLHTGGGKTLVGLLIAQSTLNELKEPVLYLAPTKQLVKQTLEKAQSLGIAAVPYVSGQPLADDFVNGKAVMVASYKALFNGFSKFGVRGSKMPVKAGAVILDDAHVAFSVVRESFTLEISSADDKERYDALCTLFRAAFKGIDRLGTFDDTVSGRSNVVVEVPYWAWHEQIDTVLGLLRNDGGDTPYAWPLLRDNLHLCHALISSNAFTVTTVLPLVNCFPTFADAPRRIYMSATIADDSEIVRTFDAEPRHVNSALTSRSLAGISERMILIPSLMKFDFNAHLVAKDLLQKVANHNLGAVVLVHSNYVAKAWESVATFSEGSVQVEKKIEELQSRKTSGPVVFANRYDGIDLPGDSCRLLVMEGLPAGTSDYELLRAATLYGGATISRMLAQRIEQGIGRGARGAGDHCVVLLLGSDLAGWIAKDANFKLLTSATRAQLEIGSTVSKEVKDVNDLTNTIALSINRDVGWVEYHAATLAENVTQDAPDPKRFDLAAAERKAFNNWADGYHDRAIAKLDQAANGQDAPDEQTRGWLFQLAGRIANNWGQNDRSDELQRSAFASNRNLLRPRISPPYRPLPIPGVQGAAIASQLRGYRIRRGLLQRFEQVVSKLNSNASANQFEQALADLGELIGVSTERHDDGGEGPDVLWLLPTKTALILEAKSRKLEKNALTKEEHGQLLVAQQWFDKNYGGYTSVRVVVHPTNKATVAAVAHDSYALTLDRLTAMVADARVLLRELCESQLTDIELESHCQQLIERSPIRADKLTEYLMPFVEG from the coding sequence ATGGTGGATTTCAACAAACTCCGGTCACAGTCTCAGCGACCCGCACCGATTGATCCTCTGGAAATTTTTAGACGTCTACCCAAACCTCAAGGCATCAACGATTTATACACCAGCCAGGCAGAGGTTTTGGAGGCATGGTTCAAGCGCAAAGACGAGCGGGATACGGTAGTTAAGCTGCATACCGGTGGCGGAAAGACTCTGGTTGGACTGCTAATTGCACAGTCAACACTGAACGAGCTCAAAGAGCCGGTGCTCTATCTGGCACCGACTAAACAGCTGGTCAAGCAGACTTTGGAAAAAGCGCAATCGCTTGGTATCGCCGCAGTACCTTACGTATCGGGTCAGCCTTTGGCGGATGATTTCGTAAACGGCAAGGCAGTAATGGTGGCTTCTTACAAAGCGCTGTTCAATGGCTTCAGTAAGTTCGGAGTCCGCGGCAGCAAAATGCCGGTAAAAGCGGGAGCGGTAATCCTAGATGATGCTCATGTGGCGTTTTCCGTAGTACGCGAGTCGTTCACCCTCGAAATTTCATCTGCGGATGACAAAGAGAGGTACGACGCCCTCTGTACGCTGTTCCGAGCTGCATTTAAGGGAATAGACCGACTGGGGACCTTCGACGACACTGTCTCGGGGAGAAGTAATGTCGTAGTCGAAGTGCCTTATTGGGCTTGGCACGAACAGATCGATACAGTTCTCGGGCTACTGCGCAACGACGGCGGTGATACCCCCTACGCTTGGCCGCTATTGCGCGACAATCTCCACTTGTGTCACGCGCTTATCAGCAGCAATGCTTTCACAGTTACCACTGTGCTTCCGCTAGTTAACTGCTTCCCAACCTTTGCGGATGCCCCTCGCCGCATCTACATGTCGGCCACTATTGCGGACGATAGTGAAATAGTGCGTACATTTGATGCCGAGCCACGGCACGTCAACAGCGCGTTGACGTCAAGGTCACTCGCAGGCATCAGCGAACGCATGATCTTAATTCCAAGCCTGATGAAGTTCGATTTCAACGCGCACCTGGTAGCGAAAGATTTACTCCAGAAGGTCGCAAATCACAACCTCGGCGCAGTTGTTCTTGTGCACTCGAATTATGTAGCCAAGGCCTGGGAGAGCGTGGCAACGTTCTCAGAGGGCTCGGTTCAGGTGGAGAAAAAGATCGAGGAATTGCAATCACGGAAAACCTCCGGTCCCGTTGTATTCGCAAATCGATACGATGGCATCGATCTGCCAGGAGACTCGTGCAGGCTTCTTGTCATGGAAGGTTTACCGGCCGGCACATCTGACTATGAGTTATTGCGAGCAGCCACACTGTATGGAGGTGCAACCATCAGCCGTATGCTTGCACAACGTATAGAGCAGGGCATTGGACGCGGAGCTCGCGGAGCAGGTGACCACTGCGTAGTACTACTTCTCGGCTCAGATTTAGCAGGTTGGATCGCCAAAGATGCAAACTTCAAGCTGCTCACGAGCGCGACTCGTGCACAACTCGAAATAGGTTCGACAGTCAGCAAAGAAGTTAAGGATGTCAATGATCTAACCAATACAATCGCTTTGAGTATCAACAGGGATGTTGGCTGGGTCGAGTATCACGCTGCTACCCTTGCAGAGAACGTCACGCAAGATGCCCCCGATCCCAAGCGGTTTGATCTGGCCGCTGCTGAGCGCAAGGCATTCAACAATTGGGCCGACGGATATCACGACAGAGCGATCGCAAAGTTAGATCAAGCGGCAAATGGCCAGGACGCACCAGATGAACAAACACGTGGCTGGCTCTTCCAACTGGCAGGCCGTATCGCGAACAACTGGGGACAAAATGATCGCAGCGACGAGTTGCAGCGGTCAGCATTCGCCTCAAACCGTAACCTTTTGAGGCCGCGAATCAGCCCACCTTATCGACCGCTGCCAATTCCAGGTGTGCAGGGTGCTGCGATTGCTTCACAACTTCGTGGATACAGGATACGCCGTGGTCTGCTTCAACGCTTTGAGCAAGTGGTCTCGAAACTCAATTCAAATGCATCCGCCAATCAGTTCGAGCAGGCGTTGGCAGATCTTGGTGAGTTAATTGGTGTGTCGACAGAACGCCATGACGACGGTGGCGAAGGTCCAGATGTGCTATGGCTCCTCCCCACAAAAACGGCACTTATCTTGGAAGCCAAGAGCCGCAAGCTGGAAAAAAATGCGCTGACCAAAGAAGAGCACGGCCAACTACTAGTTGCCCAGCAGTGGTTCGACAAAAACTACGGTGGATATACCAGCGTACGAGTTGTCGTTCATCCAACCAATAAGGCAACGGTAGCCGCAGTAGCTCACGATAGCTATGCGTTGACGCTCGACCGCCTGACAGCAATGGTGGCAGATGCACGGGTGCTGCTGCGGGAACTGTGCGAGTCCCAACTCACCGACATTGAGCTTGAAAGCCACTGCCAGCAACTGATTGAACGGTCGCCAATACGGGCGGACAAGCTTACTGAGTATCTGATGCCATTCGTAGAAGGTTAA
- a CDS encoding tetratricopeptide repeat protein, translating into MDLDEFISLQPAAFKKLIEDGYLDHHGIWIVDIYNALIKSAKEHPAHVEQLAASAVEAYLSSGLLNEAILYLELQVRALLTQHKFKDAVVLVERIADLESDASESTVLELADDILASADSYGVGVDQRPRVMAEVARLLQRYGQEEKVVVLYLEAAKIYSGHGATQPAYRCVNDAEILAHSLWSLELIAQCYATALIVACEEGDYPFGVGAGEKALSVYQELAVEPPPELLGNLAVAYMNTGNEEKAIEYCEIALASSLCTLGLSVFIHGNLSICLRRCGRLADAEAVLAQAEAAISPEGQSVEVFLELCLSGSKLAAENSDAPKLARRLSDVARHLDDVLSNVLRLHHRRGIRTRYICRIESLMRDLPSKGNATDVLLPMLAVRGNAMGDWLTILSWASKVAQSRPASDRLIERLNRVLLQIRAVGAPHIYGFREKWDDAWNSYNRVELWDELSNIAAMLHSEAIGRPLDLTSAESQSELCRSRLNAGHCLMMMTYAGETVLLWYFIGGEYKRVELPLELIKEWHVAQLKYAQQFISQGQFMSELSSLINAIAPVLDPVFAEVADAGCKSIRLIEDCFNDVPLIEFALRNSELSVRMSEGHFEVRTVPALTECCEDEGPISSTIAIVDPQEDLLLASFEAKAFTQSAGLPPAVSLAKDDESNLEEVLQGYDALVVSTHGHSIKFFRDAYFAQLGTPENPHLLSVSALQVAAPILQLRLVLLNTCFSGTRSARNFQKSFRTSDSVALPNLFLLNRRAIALAGSWKSSDTACFVLSYLVGESLKLGFPPSEALARAIARLRASTRAAVIEILESQLSGKELEKAIRRLAGAPETGMFSHPYFTAGLTIHGLI; encoded by the coding sequence ATGGACTTGGATGAATTCATTTCATTACAACCAGCAGCCTTCAAGAAATTGATTGAAGATGGATATCTCGATCACCACGGCATCTGGATCGTCGATATATACAACGCACTGATAAAGAGTGCGAAGGAGCATCCAGCTCACGTCGAGCAACTCGCGGCTAGTGCTGTAGAGGCATACCTCAGCTCCGGGCTCCTTAACGAGGCCATTTTATACCTGGAGCTGCAGGTTCGCGCGCTGCTCACTCAGCACAAGTTCAAAGACGCAGTTGTGCTTGTCGAACGCATCGCTGATTTGGAAAGCGATGCCAGTGAAAGCACGGTTCTTGAGTTGGCTGATGACATCTTAGCTAGTGCAGACTCATATGGGGTTGGTGTCGATCAGCGGCCGCGAGTAATGGCGGAAGTCGCTCGCTTGCTTCAGCGCTATGGGCAGGAAGAAAAGGTGGTGGTTCTCTATCTAGAGGCCGCAAAAATCTACTCAGGGCATGGTGCTACCCAGCCGGCATATCGATGTGTGAATGACGCGGAGATTCTTGCTCATTCGCTCTGGTCGCTAGAGCTTATCGCACAGTGCTACGCCACCGCATTGATCGTCGCTTGCGAGGAGGGCGATTACCCATTTGGAGTTGGAGCAGGTGAGAAGGCCTTGAGTGTGTATCAAGAGCTTGCCGTTGAGCCGCCCCCGGAGTTGCTAGGAAATCTGGCAGTGGCGTACATGAATACTGGTAACGAAGAGAAGGCGATTGAGTATTGTGAAATCGCTTTGGCTAGCAGTCTTTGCACACTGGGATTGTCGGTTTTCATCCATGGAAATCTATCTATATGCTTGAGGCGCTGTGGCCGGCTAGCAGATGCTGAAGCAGTGCTTGCGCAGGCAGAGGCAGCTATTTCCCCGGAGGGGCAGAGCGTTGAGGTATTCCTCGAATTATGCCTGAGCGGTTCTAAACTGGCGGCAGAGAACAGCGATGCCCCCAAATTGGCTCGACGGCTCAGCGATGTAGCCCGGCACCTTGATGATGTTCTTTCAAATGTGCTCAGGTTGCACCATCGACGCGGGATCCGCACTCGCTACATCTGCCGAATTGAAAGTCTGATGCGGGATCTCCCAAGCAAAGGTAATGCAACGGACGTTTTGCTGCCCATGCTCGCAGTTCGGGGCAATGCCATGGGGGATTGGCTGACGATACTGAGCTGGGCGAGCAAAGTCGCTCAATCGCGGCCTGCATCGGATAGGCTGATTGAGAGGCTGAATAGGGTCCTGCTACAGATTCGTGCAGTTGGTGCCCCACACATCTATGGATTTCGGGAGAAGTGGGACGACGCATGGAATTCATACAACAGGGTTGAGTTGTGGGACGAGTTGTCAAACATTGCCGCAATGCTTCACTCCGAAGCGATTGGTCGCCCATTGGATCTTACAAGCGCCGAGAGTCAATCAGAGCTTTGCCGCTCTCGATTGAATGCCGGTCACTGCTTGATGATGATGACCTATGCAGGGGAAACCGTGCTCCTGTGGTACTTCATTGGTGGTGAGTACAAACGGGTGGAGTTACCGCTAGAGCTGATCAAGGAGTGGCATGTAGCGCAGCTAAAGTACGCGCAACAGTTCATTTCTCAGGGCCAATTCATGAGCGAGTTGAGTAGTCTTATCAACGCGATTGCTCCGGTGCTGGATCCTGTATTTGCAGAAGTTGCTGATGCTGGTTGCAAGTCCATCCGACTCATCGAGGACTGCTTTAACGACGTTCCGCTGATTGAATTCGCTCTTCGCAATTCCGAGCTATCCGTTCGAATGTCCGAAGGACATTTTGAGGTCAGGACGGTTCCGGCATTGACTGAGTGTTGTGAAGATGAAGGCCCTATTTCCTCAACGATTGCCATTGTTGATCCGCAGGAAGACCTTTTGCTTGCTTCGTTTGAAGCGAAGGCGTTCACGCAGTCGGCGGGTTTACCCCCGGCGGTTTCATTGGCTAAGGATGACGAGTCAAATCTTGAGGAAGTGCTTCAGGGATATGACGCGTTGGTGGTGTCTACCCACGGTCATTCGATTAAATTCTTCAGAGATGCCTACTTTGCGCAACTGGGCACCCCCGAGAATCCCCACCTCTTGAGCGTCAGCGCGCTTCAGGTTGCGGCTCCGATTCTCCAACTGCGATTGGTCTTGTTGAATACTTGCTTCTCCGGGACCAGATCGGCTCGCAACTTTCAGAAGAGCTTCCGTACAAGTGATTCTGTGGCTTTGCCCAATCTCTTTCTACTGAATCGGCGAGCCATTGCATTGGCCGGCAGCTGGAAATCCTCAGATACGGCGTGCTTTGTTCTTTCCTATCTGGTGGGCGAAAGTCTTAAGCTGGGATTCCCTCCCTCGGAAGCTCTGGCTAGAGCAATTGCCCGATTGCGAGCGAGTACGCGCGCGGCCGTGATTGAAATATTGGAATCGCAGCTATCGGGTAAGGAGCTGGAGAAAGCAATTAGGCGACTAGCTGGCGCGCCTGAAACCGGCATGTTCTCTCATCCCTACTTCACAGCAGGATTAACCATCCATGGCCTTATCTAA
- a CDS encoding abortive infection family protein, producing MEQTEIEPLLATVYAVLRAEGADEAAEVVRGHPANAILTGNDNWNGGTNYWEIHFIIPALEYAKLGVKRVQLQERITTALRAVTEHEQSDAYSALIVPAREYQVDWRSGKSSNLPKSVRQNITDGLRLENVKWYGELNDVEFLSRLYELETLPSTDNRYKDAVGDIWQHRYNNDDWDDDWVFSDSRFNLFDGSAEAFLRFLCETVHPVVRPQREEAIKLVEHFNDQLQNAGWELYQEQQIAGRPRFSYRLISSASTEANATRSVMRARVVVEALSAGWMAKQIERLEYAVDSDPELAIGTAKELLESCCKSILTKREIPFTKADDLGNLTKKVTKALQLVPDGVSEAAKGAENIKNILRNLTQLTSNLTQLRGLYGTGHGKDGQHRGLQPRHARLAVAAAVAFIDFVSETHRYREASEPQR from the coding sequence ATGGAGCAAACCGAAATTGAGCCGCTTTTGGCGACGGTATACGCGGTTCTCCGCGCAGAGGGTGCTGATGAAGCGGCGGAGGTAGTCCGCGGTCATCCTGCGAATGCGATACTGACAGGCAACGACAACTGGAATGGCGGAACCAACTATTGGGAAATCCACTTTATCATTCCTGCTTTGGAGTACGCCAAGCTTGGGGTCAAACGGGTCCAGCTCCAGGAAAGGATCACAACCGCGCTAAGGGCGGTAACTGAGCACGAGCAAAGCGACGCGTACTCAGCGCTGATCGTGCCTGCACGTGAGTATCAGGTGGATTGGCGTTCCGGGAAGTCTTCCAACCTACCGAAATCGGTGCGGCAAAACATCACGGATGGCCTACGTCTAGAGAACGTAAAGTGGTATGGCGAGCTCAATGATGTTGAGTTTCTGAGTCGCCTGTATGAGCTCGAAACCCTTCCTTCCACAGACAATCGCTACAAAGACGCCGTCGGCGACATTTGGCAACATCGCTATAACAACGATGACTGGGACGATGACTGGGTCTTCAGCGACTCCCGATTCAACCTCTTCGATGGGAGCGCTGAGGCATTTCTCCGGTTTCTCTGCGAAACGGTGCACCCCGTAGTTCGCCCCCAACGAGAAGAAGCGATTAAGCTCGTTGAGCATTTCAACGATCAACTCCAGAACGCCGGCTGGGAGTTGTACCAGGAGCAGCAAATCGCCGGCCGCCCGCGCTTTTCCTACCGGTTGATAAGCAGCGCTTCGACAGAAGCGAACGCAACCAGGTCGGTCATGCGAGCGAGAGTTGTTGTCGAGGCGCTGAGCGCCGGATGGATGGCGAAGCAAATTGAACGTCTGGAATATGCCGTAGATTCAGACCCCGAATTGGCGATCGGGACGGCCAAAGAACTGTTAGAAAGCTGCTGTAAGTCCATTCTCACGAAACGAGAAATTCCGTTCACTAAGGCCGATGACCTAGGCAATCTGACGAAGAAGGTTACCAAAGCATTGCAGCTGGTTCCCGACGGAGTCAGTGAAGCAGCTAAGGGCGCTGAAAACATCAAGAATATCCTCCGCAACCTCACTCAGTTGACCAGCAATCTCACGCAGTTGAGAGGTTTGTACGGTACCGGACATGGCAAGGACGGCCAACATCGCGGGCTGCAGCCCAGGCATGCTCGGCTTGCGGTTGCCGCAGCAGTGGCATTTATCGATTTCGTATCGGAAACGCATCGATACCGAGAAGCTTCCGAGCCGCAGAGGTGA
- a CDS encoding endonuclease/exonuclease/phosphatase family protein, producing MDINIGWWNTSLSPPITKTKKDKFDKKGSGLYLRIIEHLIATENVDLLGLCEVDLIDIEQIKLYLIAAKLDHFKVIPLYNKTEARIDDYCLIINSKKIEYKEKLELKYCRDEVGTYYKIGIRVTLEINNDEFFLFLSHWQSQLSMRAKHRRKLGSLLRVALNTVFQEKQSPHIILMGDFNDEPFDDSINMELVSSRDKSLVRDHPTVLYNPFWRTLGSHSPYDYESKDTWNRVGGTCLYKEKKEMTYWKTFDQILFSSEFIGNRGWHLIESKTRICSEPSLDARFKDWRKRVSDHFPVISQIRRT from the coding sequence ATGGATATTAATATTGGATGGTGGAACACTAGTCTTTCCCCTCCTATAACTAAGACAAAAAAAGATAAATTCGACAAAAAGGGATCAGGATTATACCTGCGCATAATTGAGCATTTAATAGCCACTGAAAACGTCGACCTGCTCGGCCTGTGCGAGGTAGATTTAATTGATATTGAGCAAATAAAACTTTATCTGATAGCTGCAAAGCTTGATCACTTCAAGGTAATTCCTCTCTATAACAAGACTGAAGCACGCATCGACGATTATTGCTTAATTATTAACTCAAAAAAAATTGAATACAAAGAAAAACTAGAACTCAAGTACTGCCGGGATGAGGTTGGCACCTATTACAAAATCGGAATTAGAGTAACCCTAGAAATCAACAACGATGAATTTTTTCTATTTTTATCTCACTGGCAAAGTCAGTTATCCATGAGAGCTAAGCATAGAAGAAAACTTGGTAGTCTGCTGCGCGTTGCACTTAACACAGTCTTTCAAGAAAAACAGTCTCCTCACATAATTTTGATGGGGGACTTCAATGACGAACCATTTGACGACTCAATCAACATGGAGCTTGTCTCTTCTCGTGATAAAAGCCTTGTGCGAGATCACCCTACAGTTCTTTACAATCCATTTTGGCGGACACTGGGGTCCCATTCTCCATACGATTATGAGAGCAAGGATACGTGGAACCGCGTTGGGGGTACTTGCTTGTACAAGGAAAAAAAAGAAATGACTTACTGGAAAACCTTTGATCAGATACTATTTTCCAGCGAATTCATCGGTAACAGAGGCTGGCATTTGATCGAATCTAAAACTAGAATCTGTTCTGAACCATCATTAGATGCTCGGTTCAAGGACTGGCGGAAAAGAGTTTCAGATCACTTCCCGGTTATCAGCCAAATCAGGAGGACCTAA
- a CDS encoding LemA family protein — MNIELLIAGIVVLIIVVGLVGRLVGVYNGLVMRRNDVDKAFANIDVLLKQRADQIPDLMRVVQTAMNHENALFTRLSDARTAYLNASSLTDKVDASNQLNTALKSVIAVAENYPTLISGPNMVELQQAISAVEERIADRREFFNESVNLYNIAIAIFPDLFFAKMLGYQRIPLLAISAEETRYEGVKLEVPGA; from the coding sequence ATGAACATAGAACTGCTGATCGCCGGTATCGTCGTGCTGATTATTGTCGTCGGCCTGGTCGGTCGGCTGGTGGGGGTCTACAACGGCCTGGTGATGCGGCGCAACGATGTGGATAAAGCCTTCGCCAACATCGACGTGCTGCTCAAGCAACGGGCTGACCAGATTCCCGACCTGATGCGCGTGGTGCAAACCGCGATGAACCATGAGAACGCATTGTTCACCCGCCTCAGCGACGCCCGTACCGCGTACCTCAATGCCAGCAGCCTCACCGATAAGGTCGACGCCTCCAACCAGCTCAATACGGCGCTCAAGTCGGTGATTGCGGTGGCCGAGAATTATCCGACGCTGATCTCCGGCCCCAATATGGTCGAGTTGCAGCAGGCGATCTCGGCGGTGGAAGAGCGCATCGCCGACCGCCGCGAGTTCTTCAATGAGTCGGTCAACCTCTACAACATCGCCATCGCGATTTTCCCCGACCTGTTCTTCGCAAAAATGCTCGGCTACCAGCGCATCCCGTTGCTGGCCATCAGCGCTGAAGAAACCCGCTATGAGGGTGTGAAGCTTGAGGTACCGGGGGCATGA
- the pbpC gene encoding penicillin-binding protein 1C: MKLPSLKRLTPLLAAALILAGLRLWPHAPLEQAATSSRVVLADDGSLLRMTLAADGQYRLWLPLERISPSLVEALLLKEDRNFYWHPGINPPALLRAAMATYSGGQRQGGSTLSMQLARRLWDLNTRQVPGKLEQMALALWLEARYSKHDILEAYLNLAPMGGNIEGAEAASRIYFGKSAAQLSLSEALALAVIPQQPGRRARFGPSLQTARQRLMADWRETYPQDPRNDSLLDLPLEARNRQQIPFLAPHLSEQLLASQTGNELNSTLNLPLQQLLERLITGFIAERRSSGVENATAILVDSRDQSVKALVGSADYLSTGIHGQVNGVLSRRSPGSTLKPFLYGLALDQGVIHPMSILKDMPSNFGYFQPENFDGSFVGPVTARDALIRSRNIPAVWLASQTRSPSLYGLLQRAGIKGLRGESHYGLALALGGGEMTPEELARLYVMLAGDGHLRPLRYLQEQPQTTGAPLLTPQAAFMVRDMLRRNPRPDGLPGRHWRTAWKTGTSWGFHDAWSAGLVGPYVLVVWVGNFDGRPNPEFIGAKTAAPLFFRIADALPLALPNVVIKPDKPPAGLIRIDVCAASGELPNRWCPRTRKTWYIPGVSPIRVSNLHRPVLIDTRTGKAACPPFDPQYTREEVFEFWPSDVQRLFRAAGLPRRTPPNVQKSCQPNRIGDQSEAPQIRSPLTQVSYHLRLSQPQESIPLNANAASDALTLYWFADQTLIGQGPPQTTLNWRPGKSGEYRLRVTDDQGRSASRGLKVEFVP; this comes from the coding sequence TTGAAATTACCAAGCCTTAAACGCCTGACGCCGCTGCTGGCAGCGGCGTTGATCCTGGCGGGGCTGCGATTGTGGCCCCATGCACCGCTGGAACAGGCCGCCACCTCCTCACGGGTGGTGCTGGCCGACGACGGTTCGCTGCTGCGTATGACCCTGGCGGCTGACGGGCAATATCGCTTGTGGCTACCCCTGGAGCGGATTTCTCCGTCACTGGTTGAAGCGCTGCTGCTCAAGGAGGACCGCAATTTCTACTGGCACCCGGGGATCAATCCCCCGGCCTTGCTGCGGGCGGCCATGGCCACCTACAGCGGCGGCCAGCGCCAGGGCGGCTCGACGTTGAGCATGCAACTGGCCAGGCGCCTGTGGGACCTCAACACCCGCCAGGTGCCCGGCAAGCTGGAGCAGATGGCCCTGGCGTTGTGGCTGGAGGCGCGTTATAGCAAGCACGACATTCTGGAGGCCTACCTCAACCTGGCGCCCATGGGCGGCAATATCGAAGGCGCCGAGGCGGCCAGCCGGATTTACTTTGGCAAGTCGGCGGCGCAATTGTCGTTGTCTGAAGCGCTGGCGCTGGCCGTGATTCCCCAACAGCCCGGTCGCCGCGCGCGCTTCGGTCCCTCGCTGCAAACCGCCCGGCAGCGGCTGATGGCTGACTGGCGGGAAACTTATCCACAGGACCCGCGTAACGACAGTTTGCTGGACCTGCCACTGGAAGCCCGCAATCGCCAGCAGATCCCGTTTCTGGCGCCGCACCTGAGCGAACAACTGCTGGCGTCGCAAACCGGCAATGAGCTGAACAGCACCCTGAACTTGCCGCTGCAACAATTGCTGGAGCGCCTGATCACCGGCTTTATCGCCGAGCGCCGCAGCAGCGGTGTGGAAAACGCCACGGCGATCCTGGTCGACAGCCGCGACCAAAGTGTAAAAGCCCTGGTGGGCTCGGCAGATTACTTATCCACAGGCATCCACGGCCAGGTCAACGGCGTGCTGTCGCGACGCTCGCCGGGCTCTACCCTCAAGCCATTCCTGTATGGGCTCGCGCTCGACCAAGGGGTGATCCACCCCATGAGCATCCTCAAGGACATGCCGAGTAATTTCGGCTACTTCCAGCCGGAAAACTTCGACGGCAGTTTTGTCGGCCCGGTGACAGCCCGCGATGCGTTGATCCGCAGCCGCAATATCCCGGCGGTGTGGCTGGCCAGTCAGACCCGGTCGCCGTCACTCTATGGATTGCTGCAACGCGCCGGCATCAAGGGCCTGCGCGGCGAAAGCCATTACGGCTTGGCGCTGGCCCTGGGCGGCGGCGAGATGACGCCCGAGGAACTGGCGCGGCTGTATGTGATGTTGGCGGGTGACGGGCATTTGCGTCCCCTGCGCTACTTGCAGGAGCAGCCGCAAACCACCGGCGCCCCGCTACTCACCCCGCAGGCCGCGTTTATGGTGCGCGACATGCTGCGGCGCAACCCGCGCCCGGACGGGTTGCCGGGACGCCACTGGCGCACGGCCTGGAAGACCGGCACCTCCTGGGGTTTTCACGATGCGTGGAGCGCCGGCCTCGTAGGCCCGTACGTACTGGTGGTGTGGGTAGGTAACTTTGACGGCCGTCCGAATCCGGAATTCATCGGCGCGAAAACCGCCGCACCGCTATTTTTCCGCATCGCCGACGCCCTGCCCCTGGCCTTGCCCAACGTGGTGATCAAACCCGACAAGCCACCCGCCGGGCTGATCCGCATCGATGTCTGCGCCGCTTCCGGCGAGTTGCCCAACCGCTGGTGCCCGCGCACCCGCAAGACCTGGTACATCCCCGGCGTATCACCGATTCGCGTGTCCAACCTGCACCGCCCGGTGCTGATCGACACCCGCACCGGCAAAGCCGCGTGCCCGCCGTTCGACCCGCAGTACACCCGTGAAGAAGTCTTCGAATTCTGGCCCAGCGATGTACAGCGGCTGTTCCGCGCCGCCGGACTGCCACGGCGCACGCCACCGAATGTGCAGAAAAGCTGCCAACCCAATCGAATCGGCGACCAGAGCGAAGCGCCGCAGATCCGTTCGCCGCTGACCCAGGTCAGCTACCACCTGCGCCTGTCACAGCCCCAGGAAAGTATTCCGCTGAACGCCAACGCGGCCAGTGATGCGCTGACGCTGTATTGGTTTGCCGACCAGACCCTGATCGGCCAGGGCCCGCCACAAACCACGCTGAACTGGCGGCCGGGTAAATCGGGGGAGTACCGGCTGCGGGTCACAGATGATCAGGGGCGCAGCGCCAGCCGGGGCTTGAAGGTGGAGTTCGTGCCGTGA